Proteins encoded in a region of the Pseudomonas sp. GOM7 genome:
- a CDS encoding DUF2164 domain-containing protein yields the protein MARAKVPSLALEPAQEQAALLLLQRFLDERFELQLGTFEVQEVLDLITRELAPHYYNKAILDVQAHLKDRFESIESDLWALEKGS from the coding sequence ATGGCCCGCGCCAAGGTGCCGAGCCTGGCGCTGGAGCCTGCCCAGGAGCAGGCCGCATTGCTGCTGTTGCAGCGTTTTCTCGATGAGCGTTTCGAGCTGCAGCTAGGCACCTTCGAGGTGCAGGAAGTGCTCGACCTGATCACCCGCGAATTGGCACCACACTACTACAACAAGGCGATTCTCGATGTGCAGGCGCACCTGAAAGACAGGTTCGAGAGCATCGAGAGCGACCTCTGGGCACTCGAAAAAGGTAGCTGA